A portion of the Nitrospira defluvii genome contains these proteins:
- a CDS encoding ABC transporter ATP-binding protein, protein MNGSDTGEQLVKNEETALATAEPTSNGSAVLELRDVSCAYEATRPAVEDISFSVQQGEILCLLGPSGCGKTTILRAIAGFERVTTGTITLSGRLVSSRDTLVPTEQRHIGMVFQEYALFPHLRVDKNIAFGLNHLSRPQQRAIVGDLLALTGLRGLEHRYPHELSGGQQQRVALARALALRPVLLLLDEPFSNLDPDMASRMRQDLHALLRQTKTTAILVTHDHDEAFSMADHVAVLNRGRLEQFDTPEAIYHLPTTPFVADFVGQADFVSGVVDNHVVTTELGDFPNTQKLATGTKVVVMIRPDDIHIVPTKGANARIVARQFKGSENVYTIRLASGQIVHSSESSLSIYQAGTAIALRVVATHTVLFPQSPESPAEPESHDGNASIP, encoded by the coding sequence GTGAACGGATCGGACACCGGCGAGCAACTGGTTAAGAACGAGGAGACAGCCCTCGCGACGGCTGAGCCGACGTCGAACGGCTCAGCGGTGCTGGAGCTTCGCGACGTCTCCTGCGCCTATGAGGCAACGCGGCCGGCGGTCGAAGACATCTCATTCAGCGTTCAACAGGGAGAAATTTTGTGCCTTCTCGGCCCGTCCGGATGCGGCAAAACCACGATTCTCCGCGCAATCGCAGGCTTTGAACGGGTCACCACCGGCACCATCACCCTCTCCGGGCGTCTGGTCTCTTCACGGGACACGCTGGTGCCGACGGAACAACGACACATCGGCATGGTCTTTCAGGAATACGCGCTGTTCCCCCATTTGCGCGTGGACAAGAATATTGCTTTCGGCTTGAACCATCTCTCACGCCCCCAGCAACGAGCGATCGTCGGTGATCTCCTGGCATTGACCGGGTTGCGCGGCCTGGAACACCGCTACCCACATGAGCTTTCTGGAGGGCAACAACAACGGGTGGCGTTGGCCCGTGCACTCGCCCTGCGTCCCGTGCTCCTGTTGCTGGATGAGCCGTTCAGTAATCTTGATCCGGATATGGCCAGTCGGATGCGCCAAGATCTGCATGCCTTATTGAGACAAACCAAAACCACCGCCATCCTTGTCACCCACGATCACGACGAAGCCTTCTCCATGGCCGACCACGTGGCCGTCCTGAACCGTGGGCGGCTCGAACAGTTCGATACCCCTGAGGCCATTTACCATCTGCCGACCACACCGTTCGTGGCGGACTTCGTCGGACAGGCGGATTTCGTCTCCGGCGTCGTGGACAACCATGTGGTCACGACTGAGCTCGGAGACTTTCCCAACACGCAGAAGCTCGCCACCGGCACCAAGGTCGTCGTGATGATCCGCCCAGACGACATTCACATCGTCCCAACGAAGGGGGCCAATGCGCGTATTGTGGCGCGGCAATTCAAAGGGTCCGAAAACGTCTACACCATCCGACTCGCGTCAGGACAGATCGTGCACAGTAGCGAATCGTCGTTGAGCATTTATCAAGCCGGAACGGCCATCGCGCTGCGTGTGGTGGCCACCCATACGGTCTTGTTTCCCCAGTCCCCTGAATCGCCGGCTGAGCCGGAATCGCACGACGGGAATGCTTCGATTCCGTAA
- a CDS encoding ABC transporter permease has translation MFTATRAHTPSSLQWVSLLTAAFLVLPTGYIIYVALTAAPTVWTRLWSTRIPELLGNTLSLAASVALATLGLGVSLAWLIVRYEFPGRRLWEWALALPLAMPTYVLAYVYAHLLGMGGPAEQWWQMVLGADARLLSPQSFLGVTLIMALDTFPFVYLLVRGALLNLNLSFEEVARVCGVSPWTTLWKVTLPLIRPAIAAGLALVVLYVISDFGAVSLLRYQTLTYAVYQQMTSRYDHTAASILSLLLVLMAGIFLVTERWFRQRSRFYQTSGRYRKAMRRQAGPIATAAITGYVVLVFGVSFGIPAAMLVQWSIEAIGQGALDARFVGFVWNSTVLAALAASGAVLIGIPLAYLASRRPSRLNLACLHAAYAGYALPGPVAALAVLVLFTHFVPALYGTVVVLLIAYILHFLPVGLQSMEPALQQITPNVEEVARTLGCTAQQSLRRITLPLVRNGFTAAWVLMFLQTMKELPATLLLRPVGFDTLAIRVWLEASEEYYQLAAPAALLIVVLSLPALMLLVAKDWRAQEQEIGT, from the coding sequence ATGTTCACTGCCACACGAGCCCACACGCCATCGTCGCTGCAATGGGTAAGCCTTCTCACCGCAGCATTTCTGGTCCTCCCCACCGGCTACATCATCTACGTGGCCTTGACAGCCGCGCCGACTGTATGGACTCGTCTCTGGTCGACCCGCATTCCTGAACTCCTGGGAAACACCCTGTCGCTCGCCGCCAGTGTGGCACTGGCCACTCTGGGGCTCGGGGTGTCCCTCGCCTGGCTCATCGTTCGCTACGAATTCCCCGGCCGCCGGTTGTGGGAATGGGCCCTCGCCTTACCCCTGGCGATGCCGACCTACGTGCTGGCCTACGTCTATGCGCATCTCCTGGGAATGGGGGGACCTGCGGAGCAATGGTGGCAGATGGTGCTGGGGGCTGACGCACGACTACTCTCTCCCCAAAGCTTTCTCGGGGTGACGCTCATCATGGCCCTGGACACCTTCCCCTTCGTCTATCTCCTGGTTCGTGGCGCATTGCTGAATCTGAATCTATCCTTTGAAGAAGTGGCGCGAGTCTGCGGCGTCTCTCCCTGGACGACCCTCTGGAAAGTCACACTCCCGCTCATCCGCCCCGCTATCGCAGCGGGACTCGCGCTGGTCGTCCTGTACGTGATCTCGGACTTCGGGGCCGTCTCACTCCTCCGCTACCAAACCCTCACCTATGCCGTCTACCAGCAAATGACCAGCCGCTACGACCACACGGCTGCGAGCATCCTGAGTCTGCTGCTCGTCCTCATGGCAGGAATCTTTCTTGTCACCGAGCGATGGTTTCGCCAACGCAGCCGCTTTTATCAAACGTCGGGTCGATACCGGAAGGCGATGCGCCGGCAGGCTGGACCCATCGCAACGGCAGCGATCACCGGCTATGTGGTCCTGGTCTTCGGCGTCTCCTTCGGCATTCCCGCCGCAATGTTGGTGCAGTGGAGCATTGAAGCCATCGGACAAGGCGCACTGGATGCGCGTTTTGTAGGATTCGTCTGGAACAGCACCGTGCTCGCGGCCCTCGCCGCCAGCGGCGCAGTACTTATCGGAATCCCGTTGGCGTACCTGGCCAGCCGTCGCCCGTCCCGGTTGAACCTCGCCTGCCTCCACGCAGCCTATGCCGGATACGCGTTGCCCGGCCCCGTCGCAGCCCTCGCGGTGCTCGTCCTCTTCACACACTTTGTCCCCGCGCTCTACGGCACCGTCGTCGTGCTGCTGATCGCCTACATCCTGCATTTCCTCCCGGTCGGGCTGCAGTCGATGGAGCCGGCCCTGCAGCAAATTACGCCGAATGTAGAAGAAGTCGCTCGCACCCTGGGCTGCACGGCACAACAAAGTCTGCGACGCATTACACTTCCCCTCGTCCGCAATGGCTTCACCGCGGCATGGGTGCTGATGTTTCTCCAAACGATGAAGGAGCTTCCGGCCACATTGCTGCTGAGGCCGGTGGGATTTGATACACTGGCCATTCGGGTCTGGCTGGAGGCCAGCGAAGAATATTACCAACTGGCAGCCCCTGCCGCTCTGTTGATTGTCGTCCTAAGCCTGCCGGCGCTGATGTTACTGGTCGCCAAAGACTGGCGCGCCCAAGAGCAGGAGATTGGCACGTAA
- a CDS encoding Fur family transcriptional regulator, whose protein sequence is MSKSLKEMDVLRQHLAKHQLKLTRQRELILTAFLRQEHVTAETMYHQLAKKDPHLGLATIYRTLNLFCEAGIAQARHFGTQTQYDNISHKGHHDHLICTGCGTIVEFENCEIERLQEEVATKNGFVIQTHRLELYGLCPRCRH, encoded by the coding sequence ATGAGCAAAAGCCTTAAAGAAATGGACGTGCTTCGTCAGCATCTGGCGAAGCATCAATTGAAACTGACTCGCCAGCGAGAACTGATCCTGACGGCGTTCCTTCGACAGGAGCACGTGACGGCCGAGACAATGTATCATCAGCTTGCGAAGAAAGATCCTCATCTGGGGCTCGCGACGATCTACCGCACGCTGAACCTCTTTTGCGAGGCTGGGATTGCCCAGGCTCGCCACTTCGGCACCCAGACGCAATACGACAACATCTCCCATAAAGGCCATCACGACCATCTCATCTGCACCGGCTGTGGCACGATCGTCGAGTTTGAGAACTGCGAGATCGAGCGGCTGCAGGAGGAGGTCGCGACAAAAAACGGCTTTGTGATCCAAACTCACCGCCTGGAACTCTACGGGCTCTGCCCGCGTTGCCGCCATTGA
- a CDS encoding response regulator gives MRDIIAVNVLDESPTVKSTLKILLADDHALLRRGLKEFLQDFLAEDGQTPYIAETGSAQHAIEQIRAAAWDLVILDLNLPDMPGLEVLRILKSVQPALPVLVVSIYSEEHYATRAVRAGALGYLTKETGPEELRAAVSRILRGGSYAPSSQIDPQQQDALSTRPVTYTDRLPAGLSDREIEVLQWIAQGRRLTEIAEHLNLSIKTVSTYRSRLLIKLGMRTTAELIRYALDQQLV, from the coding sequence GTGAGGGACATAATTGCCGTGAATGTATTGGACGAATCGCCGACCGTTAAAAGCACTCTCAAGATTCTCCTCGCAGACGACCACGCACTCCTCAGACGTGGCCTCAAAGAGTTCCTGCAAGACTTTCTGGCAGAAGACGGGCAAACACCGTACATCGCCGAAACAGGATCCGCTCAACATGCGATTGAGCAGATTCGCGCGGCCGCCTGGGACCTCGTCATTCTGGACTTGAACCTGCCCGACATGCCAGGCCTCGAGGTCTTGCGCATACTCAAGTCTGTGCAACCAGCCCTGCCGGTGCTGGTTGTCAGCATCTACTCCGAAGAACATTACGCGACGCGTGCCGTTCGAGCCGGTGCCCTCGGCTACCTGACGAAGGAAACAGGCCCAGAGGAACTCCGCGCGGCGGTTTCGCGCATTCTGCGCGGCGGCAGCTATGCCCCATCTTCCCAGATCGACCCGCAACAGCAAGATGCACTCTCCACCAGACCCGTTACGTACACGGACAGGCTGCCGGCCGGACTGTCGGATCGAGAAATAGAAGTCCTTCAGTGGATCGCCCAGGGTCGCCGCTTGACGGAAATCGCCGAACACTTGAACTTGAGCATCAAGACCGTGAGCACGTACCGCTCGCGCCTCCTCATCAAGCTCGGCATGAGGACGACCGCTGAATTGATCCGATACGCCCTGGACCAACAATTGGTCTGA
- a CDS encoding extracellular solute-binding protein, whose translation MATSPRTILALALILGSLFCSQLATAPAAAADKLVVYSGRAERLIKPVLDEFQSKSGIQIELLSSGTTELVNRLQAEGDYSPADVFLTNDAGSLEHARELKLLRPMNMREVERAIPPQFRASDNSWIGLSGRFWIVVYNKNMVKPEQVTSLLDLAQPQWKDKIAIPNSGSEYLQAGVSVIKATFGDDRTRQFLQGLKANAGTQVYQKSSQIVEAVAKGQVALGIVNHYYIYRHLAAQPAAPIAAIMTDQQEGGMGAIMNVTGIGITRTSKHVESAKLLVEFLVAQAGQKLFADLDKEYPLHPEVKADPALVDRHSFRAALVPLARLAELRESTLTLIEQVGLR comes from the coding sequence ATGGCTACATCCCCTCGTACCATCCTTGCGCTGGCCCTGATCCTCGGCAGCCTATTCTGCTCGCAATTGGCCACGGCCCCCGCAGCCGCGGCAGACAAACTCGTCGTCTATTCGGGTCGAGCCGAACGTCTAATCAAGCCGGTGCTGGACGAATTTCAATCGAAAAGCGGGATTCAGATTGAACTCCTTTCATCCGGGACAACCGAACTGGTCAACCGGCTGCAGGCTGAGGGCGACTACAGCCCGGCCGACGTGTTTCTTACCAACGATGCCGGCAGTCTTGAACATGCCCGGGAACTGAAGCTCCTCAGGCCCATGAACATGCGTGAAGTCGAACGGGCCATTCCTCCACAATTCCGTGCGAGCGACAACAGCTGGATCGGCCTGTCGGGTCGATTCTGGATCGTCGTCTACAACAAGAACATGGTCAAGCCCGAGCAGGTCACCTCACTGCTCGATCTGGCCCAGCCGCAATGGAAAGACAAAATCGCCATTCCCAACTCAGGCAGCGAGTACCTTCAAGCCGGCGTCTCCGTCATCAAGGCCACGTTCGGCGATGACCGCACGAGGCAATTCCTGCAGGGGCTCAAGGCCAACGCCGGAACACAGGTGTATCAGAAAAGCTCGCAAATCGTGGAGGCCGTCGCCAAAGGCCAGGTCGCACTCGGGATCGTGAACCACTACTACATCTACCGACATCTGGCCGCCCAGCCAGCCGCCCCTATTGCCGCCATCATGACCGATCAACAGGAGGGCGGCATGGGTGCCATCATGAATGTGACCGGAATCGGGATCACGCGGACGTCGAAACACGTGGAGAGCGCCAAACTCTTGGTAGAATTCCTGGTGGCCCAAGCCGGGCAAAAGCTGTTTGCAGACCTCGACAAAGAATACCCCTTGCATCCGGAGGTCAAGGCCGACCCGGCACTCGTCGACCGGCACAGCTTCCGCGCAGCGCTCGTTCCACTGGCTCGGCTGGCGGAACTGCGCGAGAGCACACTCACGCTGATCGAACAAGTCGGCCTTCGCTGA